Within the Miscanthus floridulus cultivar M001 chromosome 2, ASM1932011v1, whole genome shotgun sequence genome, the region CATGGGAACCATAAGCAAAGGTCGTGTAACCCAAGAAGGCCCAAGTCCAGTTTTTATCTTCATTGAGGCTTTCTCTGGAGGAGAGAAACCTCACCAACAACGCATACACATACACACACTCCGCTTCATGCCTCTTCCGACCGCGCCGGCGCTTCGGTGCTAGCCATAGCCGCCGCCATTGCCGGCCGCGCTCCGCCGGATCCAAAGGCTGGGTAAGCCTTCGCACTTCACTGATCAATCTGTATTGGATTATTTCTCTCTTTATTCATCTGATTACCAATCTCTCATCCTACTGCACGCCGACAGCATCCCCGCAGGCGCTCGTAGCTCCACGAGATGGAAGGGCCACCCGAGAAGAGGTACCCGTTGGTCAGCCTCACCGATGAGCTCCTGGTAGAGATCCTCAGCCGCCTCCCTGTCCTCTCTCTGTGCCGCTTCAAGTGCGTATCCCGGTCGTGGCGCGACCTCATCTCCGACCGCAGCCACCGCAAGAAGCTACCCCACACCCTGGTCGGATTCTTCTACAAGAGCCTCAACGGTGGGCGTTTCCCACTCACGGCTCACCACTTCACCAACGTCACCGGGAAAGGCATACCCTTCATCTacccctccttctccttcttgcccGTCTGCATCAGTAACGTCATCCCCTTGGACTGCTGCAATGGCCTCCTCCTCTGCCGCTGTTTTCAGCCTGGTCCTCGTGACAGCAACGGTAATAGGCCGTTTCATTATGCCGTGTGCAATCCTGCCAGCGAGAAGTGGGTGATGTTGCCTGATGGCAGCTGGGCTAGTGGTGAGGTTGGCACTGCCCGTCTAGGCTTTGATCCGGCCGCCTCCTCGCATTTTCATGTGGTGGAGTATGTGAAAGACGAGGATGAGTATATCACAGGGGTGGATATTTACTCATCCAAAACTGGATCATGGAGTTCCAGTGAAAGTGAATGGAGTGATAATGCTAGGCTTTGTGATGGTTCAAGAAGTGTCTTTCTCAATGGCATTATGCACTCGCTCGTGTTTAGGAATGAAATTGTGGcggtggatatggagggaaagagaTGGGGGACAATTCCTACACCACCCAGTGACAATTTTGGCTTCATCCATCAAGCTCATGGTCATCTGCTTTTCTTTGATATGGATCACAATGAAGCTAACAAACTATTGGTTTGGATTCTTGAAGACTATGATACAGATGAATGGATAGTGAAGTATACGATCAGCACCCTTGGTCTGTTTGGAGGGAAGAAGCTGCGATTTGATTTTGACTATCAAGTGATTGCAGTTCATCCAGAAAGTAATTTAGTTTTCTTTGTTTATGGGTGGGACAATACATTGATGGCTTATGAAATGGATCGCAGGGAAGTGCATGTCATCCGCGATCTTGGAACGGACTCCTGTGGTCGCTATCTTCCATATGTTCCCTTCTTCTCAGATTCATTAGCTGACGAGCACTAGAACTGCATCAAGGAGTATCATTTCTAGCAATGATTCAGTTAGTTGAGTAGACCTTATGTTTGAAGTCTGAAGTTTCTTTGTACTTGTAACTTGCTGGACACATGCCTCTTGTGTTATTTTGATTAGACCAATGCTGTTTAATTATTGGGGTAGATAAACTGCCTCTATGAATGGTTAACCTTATTATTTAAGTTTAAACCAGTTATATTCCTTGTTTTCTATTGTTTTTGTCCGTGGATGCTTCTTAAGCTCAGTGTGCAGATGTTGAACACAGACTGTTCTTCTGACTCAAAATATAGCTCAATCACTTTATTAGCCTGTATTGTCACTTTTGCAGGTAATTGGTCTCATTCTTGCTTGTTACCTTGATGCTTCCTTCACATGCAGATATTTCCTTTTctgtcaacaacaacaaaaaaaaaacctttaaacccagcagaagcaatcaagattcaggcacgtgaatagctgttttccatgcacgtctatctaaggctaagtctttgtgtatattctatcatttcaagtctccttttattgcctctacccaagtcaacttcggtcttcctctgtctctcttcacgttactatcctgacttatgattccactacgcaccggtgcctctagaggtctccgttggacatgtccaaactgtctcaaccggtgttggacaagcttttcttcaattggtactacctctaatctatcacgtatatcatcgttccgaactcgatcccttatatgaccgtaaatccaacgcaacatacacatttccgcgacacttatctattgaacatgtcGTATTTTCATAggtcaacattctgcaccatacaacatagcaggtctaatcgctgtCCTATAAAAcctgccttttagcttctgtggtacccttttgtcacatatgacatcagatgcttggcgccacttcattcaccctgctttgattctatggctaacatcttcatcaatattcccgtctctctgtagcattgatcctaaatatcgaaaggtatccttcctaggcactacttgaccttccaaactaatatcttcctcctcccgagtagtagtgctgaagtcacatctcatatacttagttttagttctactgagtctaaaacctttaaaCTCCAAAGTTttccgccataactctagtttctgattcactcctgtccgactgTCATCAagtagcactacatcgtccacgaaaagcatacaccaagggatgtctccttgtatgtccctagtgacctcatccatcactaaggcaaatagaTAAGGACTCAAAACtgatccttgatgtagtcctatcctaatcggaaagtcattcgtgtctccatcacttgttcgaacactagtcacaacattgttatacatgtccttaatgagcctgacgtacttcgttggtactttatgtttgtccaaagcccaccacataacattttttggtattttatcataagctttctccaagtcaataaaaaccatgtgtaggttcttctttttcttcctataccgctccataacttgtcttattaagaaaatggcttccatggttgaccttctgggcatgaaaccaaattggttcatagagatccgcgttattgctctcaagcgatgttcgataactctctcccatagctttataatatggctcatcaacttaattccctagtaattagtacaactttgaatatcccatttattcttgtagatcggtactaaTATACTTCTTCACTCGttagacatcttgttcgattgaaaaatatggttaaacagcttggttaaccatactatagctatgtccccaaggcatttccacacctcgattgggataccatccagtcccatcgtcttacctcctttcatcatttttaacgcatctctgacctcagattttTGGATTCTCTGCACAAAGCgcttattggtgtcatcaaaagagtcatccaactgaaaggttgtgtccgtattctcaccattgaacaatttgtcaaaatactcttgccaacgatgtcggatctcatcctccttcactaagagatgctccctttcattcttaatgcacttaacttggttgaagtctcttgtctttctctcacgaaccttagtcatcctataaatgtccttctctccttccttcgtactcaaatgctGGTAAaaatcctcgtacgctctaccctttgccacacagCTCGCTTTgttgtcttctttgccaccttgtacttctttatgttgtccacactcttgtcatggtacaagcgtctatagcattctttcttatCCTTAATAGCTCTTTGGACTTCcgcgttccaccaccaagtatctttagcctcgcctgcACTTCCTTTAGTTattccacacacctctgaggccaccttctgaatgttggttgccatcttctcccacatgttgtttatgttctcttcttccttccaagagccctctttgataatcctttccctgaatacctctaacATCTCCTCTTTCAGTTTCCAcgactttgttctttcaatcttagcttgtttatccctacgggcacgcacctaaaaatgaaagtctgccaccaaaagcttatgttgagaaacaacacactcccctggtatcaccttgcaacccaagcatgctcgtttgtcctttctttttgcgaggacaaagtcaatctggctagagtgttgtccgctactgaagatcactagatgagattctgtAGTATAATTTTTTAATTTCCCTTTTATTTATGATGTTGGAGAACCACAATCTAATAGTCAGTTTCAAATTTGAGCATTACCATTGATTATTTGAATGTTTAGCATTCTTGACACTTTGATATTGAAGCTTTCCCTTGTGAATGCCCTGAGTTGAAAATCGCATAGCATGCGACTATAATTTCTGTTGGTACAGATCATCATAAGTATTTTTTAGTATCCTACATTAATTGCAAATCTCAATCACTATATACCTGGTAAGTATTATATAGTAATACATAAACTCTGAAAACTTTTAAACAGCGATGTCATGTTCTCAGTAGAGACTGACCTAAAATGACTTCGATTGGCATGCATGGAACATTTGTTTGTTGTTGGAagtgtggggtgggggggggggggggggggggtgaaatcTCTGAAAACAGCATGAATTGTTGACCAGTTCTGAATCTGGATAAGTTGGAGCTTTAGCAAGGAAGAGTGGGAATTGGCGGAGGAACTAAAATTTGCCATGACAGAGCTCTGCATTAGCATTTATTATTACACTAGCTTGACTTATCTCGAATATCATTGTGTGCCTTTGTGGGGGGACAACACTGGTTGCTCTTATATTACTCAAAGATAACATAATCAGTTAATCATGCAGGTAATTTTTCAACTCTTGTTTCACTATTCTTTGTTTGTAGGTACTCTGTATACCATCATGTTCACTTCCCCAGTTAATTTTGTGCGGGTAGCTATAGGCATTAGTTTGTTGCAATTTTTCCATTGATGAATGATTAGCTAGCTTCATGTTACGTCAATACTGCATTTCTAGTGTTAACTATTGTCACCTAGTATGTTGAAACTTTGAAACCATTGAAGAAGACTTGTGGTACTTATATTTTTCGACTGCTCCATTGATAACCAAATATGTTTAACATTTGAGACAAGTGTGATACCTGTCTTGCTAAAGCTTGCTGCTATATGCATTTCGATGAGAAGCTTAGATCAACATTGGCTTACTCATGAACAGGAGAGACATCAGTACAAATCTTTAGTAGCTTTGATTCTGTGGATGATTTTGACATAATAGGTGTTTTTTTTTCTGCTGTAGCTGATACCCAATAAATTGATATTATTGTTTTAGGATCCCCACCCATTTCGTGCCTGTTTTTAGGTGGTGGTTGCACAATCTGATTTGATTTATTTTCTTGTCTTTGTCTCTTTTCATGTATTTTAATTCCAATTTGTCTTTATCTTCCATGCTCTCTGGTTTCGTCGGTGTTTTGAATTCTGGCATCGGGCAGTTTCCCTTTTCATCAGTTCTGGAAAGGACCAAAGACCAACATCCCAGGTCCTTAAGGGCTCTTTGACGATGTCATGTGAGCAGGTGACTGCGATTCACGCAGAATGTATTTCGACTTCTTTATTTCAGGCTCAAGACAATACTTTATGGTTAAATGGATTGATAAGTAGGCTGTAGGCATATATGATCTACAATCTTGGGCATGATTGTGAAAGCCTGTATGTCGCATGTGTTAATTCCCTTATCGGAGTCACTGAGAGATGAGCCTGAAATTGGTACACCATGCATTTTTTTTCCAAAGCCAACTATGGAGCAGGGAATGGCATCTATCTGATCTCCAGAGAGTGGAGGAGGCCAAGAATGAGCTAGCAGCGCCATCCCATTCCCACCCCTTGCTGGCTTCCAGCGGCAGCGACGCCAGCACAATGAACGACCAGCTCCTTTCTAGCCCCTTCTCCACTTCTTGGTCTCCAATCAGCTCCTATATGGCCGTCACTACAGCATATTGTCAAAATTGGACTGAGCGGAGAGTGTAATCCTCATCAGTCATCACGCAGCCAGGTCTCCAGGACAGGAACACTGGAACTATGACGGTATGGCCTACTAATCCGCCCACCTTTTGGTCTGTCTGCTCATGTTTCCTCCATTGGAGGAACTCAGAAATAATATAAGCTGGAGACACTCCCTATCTTCTGTCGAGCTTGTGTAAGATAGATATTGTTGCCTAGTGTTTGGTTGAAGGGATCATGTGGGATGATAGAATGGGACGGACCCGGTTCTAGTGGTGTTTGGTTCAGAGTCAAACAGTCAAAGACATCACACTACTGAATATTTTTCTA harbors:
- the LOC136539499 gene encoding F-box protein At5g07610-like; protein product: MEGPPEKRYPLVSLTDELLVEILSRLPVLSLCRFKCVSRSWRDLISDRSHRKKLPHTLVGFFYKSLNGGRFPLTAHHFTNVTGKGIPFIYPSFSFLPVCISNVIPLDCCNGLLLCRCFQPGPRDSNGNRPFHYAVCNPASEKWVMLPDGSWASGEVGTARLGFDPAASSHFHVVEYVKDEDEYITGVDIYSSKTGSWSSSESEWSDNARLCDGSRSVFLNGIMHSLVFRNEIVAVDMEGKRWGTIPTPPSDNFGFIHQAHGHLLFFDMDHNEANKLLVWILEDYDTDEWIVKYTISTLGLFGGKKLRFDFDYQVIAVHPESNLVFFVYGWDNTLMAYEMDRREVHVIRDLGTDSCGRYLPYVPFFSDSLADEH